The following are encoded together in the Luteitalea sp. genome:
- the thiC gene encoding phosphomethylpyrimidine synthase ThiC, with the protein MSFTLAAAPATSDYSAAFPSSRKVYVEQHGVRVPMREVALSNGEPPVRLYDTSGPQGHDVREGLPLHRRAWILDRGDVEEGPRRFPQQTWQREIPQGLASRTHRRLRAKHGRAVTQLHYARQGIITPEIAFAAAREDMDPELVRSEVARGRAIIPANVNHPELEPMIIGRRLLVKINANIGNSVVSSSIEEEVDKLRWATLWGADTVMDLSTGRDIHETREWILRNAPVPIGTVPIYQALEKVGGKPEELTWEIYRDTLIEQAEQGVDYFTVHAGVLLRYVPLTARRVTGIVSRGGSIMAKWCLAHHEESFLYTHFREICEIMRAYDVAFSLGDGLRPGSIADANDEAQFAELRTQGELTRIAWEYDVQVMNEGPGHIPMHLIKENMDKQLAWCDEAPFYTLGPLTTDVAPGYDHITSAIGAAMIGWYGTAMLCYVTPKEHLGLPDKEDVKAGVIAYKIAAHAADLAKGHPRARAWDDALSKARFEFRWRDQFNLSLDPVTAGAFHDETLPAEGAKLAHFCSMCGPKFCSMEITQQVRDYAAQQGLDVGRAVEAGLDERSREFAKAGEIYVRSDD; encoded by the coding sequence ATGTCATTCACGCTCGCAGCAGCTCCAGCTACGTCTGACTACAGTGCGGCATTTCCGAGCTCACGCAAGGTGTACGTCGAGCAGCACGGCGTGCGCGTACCGATGCGCGAGGTCGCGCTCTCCAACGGCGAGCCGCCCGTGCGACTCTACGACACCAGCGGACCGCAGGGACACGACGTTCGCGAGGGGCTGCCGCTGCACCGCCGCGCGTGGATTCTCGACCGCGGCGACGTCGAAGAGGGGCCGCGTCGCTTCCCGCAGCAGACGTGGCAGCGTGAGATTCCGCAGGGGCTGGCGAGCCGGACACATCGGCGACTGCGTGCAAAGCACGGCCGAGCCGTCACACAACTGCACTACGCACGGCAAGGCATCATCACGCCAGAGATAGCGTTCGCGGCCGCGCGCGAGGACATGGACCCGGAGCTCGTTCGCTCGGAGGTCGCACGCGGACGAGCCATCATTCCGGCAAACGTCAACCACCCCGAGCTGGAGCCGATGATCATCGGACGCCGCCTCCTCGTGAAGATCAACGCCAACATTGGCAACTCCGTCGTGAGCTCGTCGATCGAGGAAGAGGTCGACAAGCTCCGATGGGCAACGCTCTGGGGTGCCGACACGGTGATGGATCTGTCGACCGGGCGCGACATTCACGAGACGCGCGAGTGGATCCTCCGCAACGCGCCGGTGCCGATCGGCACGGTGCCCATTTACCAAGCGCTCGAAAAAGTCGGTGGAAAGCCGGAGGAGCTGACCTGGGAGATCTACCGCGACACGCTCATCGAGCAGGCGGAGCAGGGTGTCGACTATTTCACGGTGCATGCCGGCGTGCTCCTCCGCTACGTTCCGCTCACGGCCCGGCGTGTCACCGGCATCGTCTCGAGGGGCGGCTCAATCATGGCGAAGTGGTGCCTCGCGCATCACGAGGAGAGCTTCCTCTACACGCACTTCCGTGAGATTTGCGAGATCATGCGCGCCTACGACGTCGCGTTCTCGCTTGGCGACGGCTTGCGTCCTGGATCGATTGCCGACGCCAACGACGAGGCGCAGTTTGCGGAGCTCCGAACCCAGGGCGAGCTCACGCGCATTGCGTGGGAATACGACGTGCAGGTCATGAACGAAGGCCCCGGCCACATTCCCATGCACCTCATCAAGGAGAACATGGACAAGCAGCTCGCGTGGTGTGACGAGGCCCCCTTCTATACGCTTGGACCGCTCACCACGGACGTCGCGCCTGGCTACGACCACATCACGTCTGCCATTGGCGCCGCCATGATTGGCTGGTACGGCACGGCGATGCTGTGCTACGTCACGCCCAAGGAGCATTTGGGCTTGCCCGACAAGGAGGATGTCAAGGCTGGCGTCATCGCCTACAAGATCGCCGCACATGCGGCGGATCTCGCCAAGGGGCACCCGCGTGCCCGCGCGTGGGACGATGCGCTCTCGAAGGCGCGGTTCGAGTTCCGGTGGCGCGATCAGTTCAATCTCTCGCTCGACCCGGTGACCGCGGGCGCCTTCCATGACGAGACGCTGCCGGCGGAGGGCGCCAAGCTCGCACACTTCTGCTCGATGTGTGGCCCCAAGTTCTGCAGCATGGAGATCACGCAACAGGTGCGCGACTACGCGGCGCAACAGGGACTCGACGTCGGCCGGGCCGTCGAGGCTGGCCTGGACGAGAGGTCGCGGGAGTTCGCAAAGGCGGGCGAGATCTACGTGAGAAGCGATGATTGA
- a CDS encoding methyltransferase domain-containing protein, producing MRSSPSTVSISHHGLQRIHNGHLWIYRSDLTQIDAEAGEVVRVVDGRRRLVGQALYSERSQIALRLLTRTDEAIDAAWWRSRLDMAWRVRQSLAIDATAYRLAHAEGDLLPSLIVDRYGDVLVVQTLSQGTDRLLPLLRDQLVELFEPAGIIARNDPKVRLLEGLEQRVETVHGTVPDRVAVREGPVAYEVDIRRGQKTGLFLDQRENREAAARYARGRLLDCFSYQGGFGLRLARQCDSALALEISDEACRAIREHAVLNGVTNLEVRCANVFDALRQLEREDERFDTIVLDPPAFAKRKTALPRALSGYKEINLRALRLLRPGGHLITCTCSAHVDEATFGEVVFSAAVDANAPVVVVEKRMQSRDHPVLLGMPETYYLKCFILRRLA from the coding sequence ATGCGCAGCTCACCCTCAACCGTCTCCATCAGCCATCATGGCCTGCAGCGCATCCACAATGGCCACCTGTGGATCTACCGATCCGACTTGACGCAGATCGATGCGGAGGCGGGCGAGGTGGTTCGTGTAGTCGACGGCCGCCGCCGACTCGTTGGCCAGGCACTCTACAGCGAGCGATCGCAGATCGCGCTGCGCCTCTTGACGAGGACCGACGAGGCCATCGATGCCGCGTGGTGGCGGTCGAGGCTCGATATGGCCTGGCGCGTCCGCCAGTCGCTGGCGATCGACGCCACGGCATACCGTCTCGCGCACGCCGAGGGCGACCTCCTCCCATCCCTCATCGTCGACCGCTATGGTGATGTCCTGGTCGTTCAGACGTTGTCTCAGGGGACGGACCGGCTCTTGCCGCTTCTTCGCGACCAACTGGTGGAGCTGTTCGAGCCGGCTGGCATCATCGCACGCAACGATCCGAAGGTGCGCCTGCTCGAGGGTCTCGAGCAACGGGTCGAGACCGTCCACGGCACAGTGCCGGATCGCGTGGCCGTGCGGGAAGGGCCGGTTGCCTACGAGGTCGACATCCGGCGGGGCCAGAAGACTGGCTTGTTCCTGGACCAGCGTGAGAACCGTGAGGCGGCGGCGCGATACGCGCGCGGCCGACTGCTCGACTGCTTCAGCTATCAAGGCGGGTTCGGGTTGAGGCTCGCTCGGCAGTGTGACAGCGCGCTCGCGCTCGAGATCTCCGACGAGGCATGCCGGGCCATTCGCGAACATGCTGTGCTGAATGGTGTGACGAACCTCGAGGTGCGCTGCGCGAACGTGTTCGACGCCTTGCGCCAGCTGGAGCGCGAAGACGAGCGGTTCGATACGATCGTGCTCGACCCGCCTGCGTTCGCCAAGCGCAAGACAGCGTTGCCGCGCGCGCTCAGCGGCTACAAAGAGATCAACCTCCGGGCGCTTCGACTCTTGCGCCCAGGCGGGCACTTGATCACATGTACCTGCTCGGCTCACGTGGACGAGGCAACCTTTGGCGAGGTGGTCTTCAGTGCTGCGGTCGATGCCAATGCGCCCGTGGTGGTCGTGGAGAAGCGCATGCAGTCCCGAGACCATCCGGTGCTGCTCGGCATGCCGGAGACCTACTACCTGAAGTGCTTCATTCTGAGGCGGCTGGCGTGA
- the rpiB gene encoding ribose 5-phosphate isomerase B has protein sequence MRVALAADHAGVTLKELVKPVLDEMGVTYEDFGTHSMEAVDYPDFAARVARDVAGGRSDRGILVCGTAIGMAMAANKVRGIRAAPVGDLATARLSRSHNDANILALGARVTPTDLALAIVRAFLTTTFEGGRHERRVRKIAALEDGAALERPMSSSSAVSHTS, from the coding sequence ATGCGCGTAGCGCTGGCGGCGGATCATGCGGGCGTGACGTTGAAAGAGCTCGTCAAGCCGGTGCTGGACGAGATGGGCGTGACCTATGAAGACTTCGGCACCCACTCGATGGAGGCGGTGGACTACCCGGACTTCGCCGCGCGCGTAGCACGTGACGTTGCCGGCGGCCGCTCCGACCGCGGCATCCTGGTGTGCGGCACCGCCATCGGGATGGCCATGGCCGCCAACAAGGTTCGCGGCATCCGGGCTGCGCCCGTCGGGGACCTCGCCACGGCGAGGCTCAGCCGATCGCACAACGACGCGAACATCTTGGCGCTGGGCGCACGTGTCACACCGACCGACCTGGCGCTGGCAATCGTCCGCGCGTTTCTCACGACGACCTTCGAGGGTGGCCGCCACGAACGGCGTGTGCGAAAGATCGCCGCGCTCGAAGACGGGGCCGCACTCGAGCGGCCCATGTCCTCCTCTTCCGCAGTCAGCCATACATCATGA
- a CDS encoding serine hydroxymethyltransferase, translating to MTTDTVSPLLRTLIETDPEIAAAIRHEVDRQNSGLELIASENFVSRAVLEAMGSVMTNKYAEGKPGHRYYGGCEFVDVAESLAIDRARELYGAEHANVQPHSGAQANMAVYITVLQPGDTVLGMNLAHGGHLTHGHPLNFSGKFYTVVPYGVRQEDERIDYEALERLAEQHKPKLVIVGASAYPRVIDFARIAQAAQAVDAPVMCDIAHIAGLVAAGVHPSPIPHADFITTTTHKTLRGPRGGMVLCRAQRAKALDKSVFPGLQGGPLMHVIAGKAVCFKEAMSPEFADYQRQTVVNADRLATSLAAAGFRLVSGGTDNHLMLVDVFSRGITGQTAEAALGKAGITVNKNAIPFDTNPPMVASGVRIGTPAVTTRGMREPEMDLMAEYIARVLASPEDDRVLQAVRGEVEALCRRFPLYPPAA from the coding sequence ATGACCACCGACACCGTCTCGCCCCTGCTTCGCACCTTGATCGAGACTGACCCCGAGATCGCCGCAGCAATCCGTCACGAGGTCGACCGGCAGAACAGCGGCCTCGAGCTCATCGCCTCCGAAAACTTCGTGAGCCGCGCCGTGCTCGAGGCCATGGGCTCGGTCATGACCAACAAGTACGCCGAAGGGAAGCCAGGCCACCGTTACTACGGCGGGTGTGAGTTTGTCGACGTCGCGGAGTCGCTCGCCATCGATCGAGCGAGGGAGCTCTACGGCGCGGAGCACGCGAACGTGCAACCGCACTCCGGCGCGCAGGCGAACATGGCGGTGTATATCACCGTGCTCCAGCCTGGGGATACGGTCCTCGGCATGAACCTGGCGCACGGCGGCCATTTGACACATGGCCATCCGCTCAATTTCTCAGGGAAGTTCTACACTGTTGTCCCGTACGGGGTGCGGCAGGAGGACGAGCGGATCGACTACGAGGCGCTCGAGCGCCTCGCAGAGCAGCACAAGCCAAAGCTCGTCATCGTGGGCGCGAGCGCGTACCCACGCGTGATCGACTTCGCCCGCATCGCGCAGGCGGCGCAGGCCGTCGATGCGCCGGTCATGTGCGACATCGCGCACATCGCGGGCCTCGTCGCCGCCGGCGTCCATCCCAGCCCCATCCCGCACGCCGACTTCATCACGACGACCACGCACAAGACCCTGCGCGGTCCACGTGGCGGCATGGTGCTGTGCCGTGCGCAACGGGCCAAGGCGCTCGACAAGTCGGTCTTCCCGGGCCTTCAGGGTGGACCGCTGATGCACGTGATTGCCGGCAAGGCGGTTTGTTTCAAGGAAGCGATGTCGCCGGAGTTCGCCGACTACCAGCGCCAAACAGTCGTCAACGCCGATCGGCTCGCCACCAGTCTCGCTGCCGCGGGCTTTCGCCTGGTCAGCGGCGGCACGGACAACCACCTCATGCTCGTCGACGTGTTCTCCCGCGGAATCACCGGTCAGACGGCGGAGGCAGCGCTCGGCAAGGCAGGAATCACCGTCAACAAGAACGCGATCCCGTTCGACACGAATCCCCCGATGGTGGCAAGCGGCGTCAGGATCGGCACACCCGCCGTGACGACGCGTGGCATGCGCGAGCCGGAGATGGATCTCATGGCGGAGTACATCGCCCGTGTGCTCGCAAGCCCTGAAGACGACCGTGTGCTGCAGGCGGTGCGTGGAGAGGTGGAAGCGCTGTGTCGGAGGTTCCCGCTGTACCCGCCGGCAGCCTGA
- a CDS encoding DEAD/DEAH box helicase, giving the protein MSEVPAVPAGSLTDATSARLASDGPLARTLSGFEPRPSQREMAVAVAAVLTSGGVLLAEAGTGTGKTLAYLIPAILSRRRILVSTGTKNLQEQIFHKDLPLLQRTLGVPFTATYLKGRTNYLCRHRFEQFTAEGLLLPDDRVHFALVEDWAAHTETGDRAEIDELPDDISFWSDIAATSEQCLGTSCPQYQECFITRMRQRAAESDVVIVNHHLLCADAALRQHAFGEVIPECDVAIIDEAHQLEDVATQHFGVSISNYRLEEIVRDARRALVAPAHPGTSEADRVPAAERQRLAHALEEVDAGSRELFGALDRTRVGDRPGNPDRVRVTADSLASIHEPGYALAGALAALASGLGDVIDAPEELRAIAHRATELREQLAFLLKADNESFVYFLERRGRGVFLRAAPVDVSHIIRELLLDRMHATVLTSATLAVDGSFEYVRSRLGIDEAEALRLPSEFDYAQQATLYLPRGLPDPRSGAFAARAGDEVVEILRRTEGRAFVLFTSYATLRQVQARVATALPYPLFVQGTAPRSRLVEQFRATPNAVLLGTSSFWQGVDVVGEALSCVVIDKLPFASPADPITAARIDALRERGEDPFSTYQVPLAILTLLQGLGRLIRSRADRGVLAILDPRLRTMGYGRRFLDALPPAPVIHTLDDIARFLSQS; this is encoded by the coding sequence GTGTCGGAGGTTCCCGCTGTACCCGCCGGCAGCCTGACGGATGCCACCAGCGCCAGGCTGGCATCCGACGGCCCGCTCGCTCGTACGCTTTCGGGCTTCGAGCCACGCCCCAGCCAGCGCGAGATGGCCGTCGCCGTCGCGGCCGTGCTGACGAGCGGCGGCGTTCTGCTGGCCGAGGCAGGCACCGGCACGGGCAAAACGCTTGCCTACCTCATTCCCGCGATCTTGAGCCGCCGACGCATCCTCGTGTCGACCGGCACCAAGAATCTCCAAGAGCAGATCTTCCACAAGGATCTGCCGCTGCTACAACGCACCCTCGGCGTACCCTTCACCGCGACGTACTTGAAGGGCCGGACAAACTACTTGTGCCGGCATCGCTTCGAGCAGTTCACGGCCGAAGGCCTGTTGCTGCCGGACGACCGCGTCCACTTCGCGCTCGTCGAGGACTGGGCCGCCCATACGGAGACCGGCGACCGCGCCGAGATCGACGAGCTGCCCGACGATATCTCGTTCTGGAGCGACATTGCCGCAACATCCGAGCAATGCTTGGGCACGTCCTGCCCGCAGTACCAGGAGTGCTTCATCACGCGCATGCGGCAACGCGCCGCGGAATCGGATGTGGTCATCGTCAACCATCACTTGCTGTGCGCGGATGCCGCGCTGCGCCAGCACGCGTTTGGCGAGGTCATCCCGGAGTGCGACGTCGCCATTATCGACGAGGCACACCAGCTCGAAGACGTGGCCACGCAGCACTTTGGTGTGAGCATCAGCAATTACCGCCTCGAAGAGATCGTCCGAGACGCCCGCCGGGCGCTCGTTGCGCCGGCGCACCCCGGCACGAGCGAGGCCGATCGCGTGCCTGCCGCGGAGCGCCAACGCCTCGCGCACGCGCTAGAGGAGGTCGATGCCGGATCCCGCGAGCTCTTTGGCGCGCTCGATCGCACGCGGGTTGGCGACAGGCCAGGGAATCCCGATCGTGTGCGCGTGACAGCGGACTCGCTGGCGTCGATTCACGAGCCGGGGTATGCGCTCGCAGGTGCGCTCGCGGCGCTGGCGTCGGGTCTCGGTGACGTGATTGACGCCCCAGAGGAGCTTCGCGCAATTGCCCATCGCGCGACCGAGCTCCGAGAGCAGCTCGCCTTTCTCTTGAAGGCAGACAATGAGAGCTTCGTGTACTTTCTCGAGCGACGCGGCCGTGGAGTGTTCTTGCGGGCCGCGCCGGTGGACGTCTCGCACATCATCCGCGAGCTGTTGCTCGACCGCATGCATGCGACCGTGCTCACGTCAGCCACCCTTGCCGTTGACGGCTCGTTCGAGTACGTCCGTTCGAGGCTAGGGATCGATGAGGCGGAGGCGCTTCGGCTGCCGTCGGAGTTCGACTACGCACAGCAGGCAACGCTGTACTTGCCGCGAGGCCTGCCCGATCCTCGATCGGGCGCATTCGCCGCGAGAGCTGGCGACGAAGTGGTCGAGATATTGCGGCGGACGGAAGGACGAGCGTTCGTGTTGTTCACGAGCTACGCCACGCTGCGCCAGGTGCAGGCCCGGGTCGCAACAGCCCTGCCCTACCCGCTGTTCGTGCAGGGAACCGCGCCACGATCTCGGCTCGTGGAGCAATTTCGTGCGACGCCGAACGCCGTCCTCCTGGGAACCAGCAGCTTCTGGCAAGGTGTCGACGTCGTCGGCGAGGCGCTGAGCTGTGTGGTCATCGACAAGCTGCCCTTCGCCTCGCCAGCGGATCCCATTACGGCCGCACGTATCGACGCTCTCAGGGAACGCGGTGAAGATCCCTTCAGCACCTATCAGGTGCCGTTGGCCATTTTGACGCTTCTCCAAGGGCTCGGGCGGCTCATTCGATCCCGCGCCGACCGCGGTGTCCTTGCGATTCTCGATCCGCGCCTGCGCACCATGGGCTATGGGCGGCGATTCCTCGATGCCTTGCCGCCGGCGCCAGTGATCCACACGCTCGACGACATCGCTCGCTTCTTGAGCCAGTCGTAG
- a CDS encoding tetratricopeptide repeat protein, with the protein MTFCSHPRRTAMIRSSVGQQLLRVALALTLAIWAAPGAAQTTGMIQGKVVDDSGKPVQDAQVVIEFKDMAGRKLQTKTNNKGEYIQVGLQPGAYVVTASKEGVGSRTEEVTVRVAQTAQVDLELGAGDEAPPSPEDQKKAEEATKLFNEGVAASNAGKDDEAVQKFTETAKLLPSCYECHYNIGLAHMRKNEADQAEAAFKKAIEANPKKSEPYGRLAALYSSQKKFDEAAAMSTKANELGGGAAGGGGGGGEALFDQGVNLWNAGKIDEAIQAWEQATKADPKHAAAHYQLGLGYLNKGQTDEAAKALEAYLQLEPNGKNAEQAKGMLATLKQ; encoded by the coding sequence ATGACCTTCTGCTCCCATCCCAGGAGGACCGCGATGATCCGCAGCTCTGTCGGCCAGCAACTCCTTCGTGTGGCACTGGCTCTCACTCTAGCAATATGGGCGGCGCCGGGAGCCGCTCAAACGACTGGCATGATCCAGGGCAAGGTGGTCGACGATAGTGGCAAGCCAGTCCAGGATGCTCAGGTCGTCATCGAGTTCAAGGACATGGCCGGCCGCAAGCTCCAGACGAAGACGAACAACAAGGGCGAGTACATACAGGTAGGGCTACAGCCAGGCGCCTACGTCGTCACCGCATCGAAGGAGGGCGTCGGTTCGCGGACAGAGGAGGTGACGGTCCGGGTCGCCCAGACGGCGCAGGTGGATCTCGAGCTCGGCGCCGGCGACGAGGCGCCGCCCTCGCCGGAAGATCAGAAGAAGGCGGAAGAAGCAACGAAGCTCTTCAATGAGGGCGTTGCCGCGAGCAACGCCGGCAAGGATGACGAGGCGGTTCAGAAATTCACCGAGACAGCCAAGCTGCTGCCGTCCTGCTACGAGTGCCACTACAACATCGGCTTGGCGCACATGCGTAAGAACGAGGCGGATCAGGCCGAAGCGGCGTTCAAGAAGGCCATCGAGGCGAATCCGAAGAAATCCGAGCCCTACGGCCGGCTCGCCGCCCTCTACAGCAGCCAGAAGAAATTCGACGAGGCCGCGGCCATGAGCACCAAGGCCAACGAGCTCGGTGGTGGCGCAGCAGGCGGTGGCGGCGGCGGTGGGGAGGCCTTGTTCGATCAGGGCGTCAACCTATGGAACGCCGGCAAGATAGACGAGGCCATACAGGCGTGGGAACAGGCCACCAAGGCCGACCCCAAGCATGCCGCGGCCCACTATCAGCTGGGCCTCGGGTATCTCAACAAGGGCCAGACGGATGAGGCGGCAAAGGCGCTCGAAGCCTATTTGCAGCTGGAGCCCAACGGCAAGAACGCGGAGCAAGCCAAGGGCATGCTCGCCACGCTGAAGCAGTAA
- a CDS encoding YggS family pyridoxal phosphate-dependent enzyme → MSANLAAVRARLATAASRAGRDAGAIRLIAVSKTFAAEDVRAAAAAGQRDFGENKVQEALQKIDRTRDLDLRWHLIGHLQSNKAKNAPAFAYIHVLDRIELLEKVERAASGREAAPELLVQVDLAGEPTKHGARLEELDAIFEAADRSTSRVVGLMLLPPWLEDPEAVRPWFRKLAELRETLRARGVPAEMLRELSMGMSHDFEVAIEEGATMVRVGTAIFGKRPPPREPPGA, encoded by the coding sequence ATCAGTGCCAATCTGGCGGCGGTTCGTGCGCGCCTGGCGACTGCCGCCAGCCGCGCCGGACGCGACGCTGGGGCCATCCGGCTCATCGCCGTCTCGAAGACGTTCGCTGCCGAGGACGTCCGGGCCGCCGCCGCGGCCGGTCAACGTGACTTCGGCGAGAACAAGGTGCAGGAGGCGCTCCAGAAGATCGATCGCACTCGCGACCTCGATCTGCGCTGGCATCTCATCGGACATCTGCAGTCGAACAAAGCAAAGAACGCACCTGCGTTTGCGTACATCCACGTCCTCGATCGCATCGAGCTCCTGGAAAAGGTGGAGCGCGCCGCTTCCGGGCGGGAGGCGGCGCCTGAGCTCTTGGTCCAGGTCGATCTCGCGGGGGAGCCGACCAAGCACGGGGCGCGGCTCGAAGAGCTGGATGCGATCTTCGAGGCGGCAGACCGCTCCACGAGTCGCGTGGTCGGCCTGATGCTCCTGCCGCCGTGGCTCGAAGATCCAGAAGCCGTGCGGCCATGGTTTCGCAAGCTCGCCGAGCTGCGCGAGACTCTCAGGGCTCGCGGCGTACCTGCAGAGATGCTCCGCGAGCTGTCGATGGGCATGAGCCACGATTTCGAGGTGGCAATCGAGGAGGGCGCCACGATGGTCCGCGTTGGAACGGCCATCTTCGGCAAGCGCCCGCCGCCACGGGAACCTCCCGGCGCGTAG
- a CDS encoding carbon starvation protein A has translation MNILVPTAVALIGLAIAYRIYPRYIARVFMEDDKNGVPSQRLADGVDYVPSRTHVVFGHHYATIAGAGPIVGPTLALAFGWQPVWLWILLGGIFFGAVHDMSSLFASVREQGKTIGEIARRALGPAGYVLFILVLLFVLTLINAIFLNLSIAALTSIYPAAALNLAPDQTLLNTVVEGGIVKAHIGGIATTSVIAITLCAPAIGWLIRHDRLSTHAAYGVAFVICIVSIALGFAFPVRVEGEVWRYVMTAYVFLACALPLWFILQPRDFTNVQILYGGQLLLLVSVIVAGTSGATIQAPAAAIAEGNALLKGGVWPLLFITVACGAISGFHSLVASGTTVKQLPKESDCRRVGYGAMVVESFLAVLVMVAVASMLPRSEYLAIVYPPDAATNPILGFAVAAGRLIHSALPIIPVAIAVVIGILMVEGFVVTTLDSSVRLCRYLLEEFWHFGFEGAVPTVLRNVYVNTGIAVALMLFFSVSGTVRQMWPIFGAGNQLIGALALVTVSVWLAQRARHTLFALVPAIFMIATTIAALALLARVNLAGVNAVLGVTAVALLILAVGVVVVGVTRFVQALQAEVPKPLVTAEQ, from the coding sequence ATGAACATTCTGGTCCCGACCGCGGTGGCCCTGATTGGGCTCGCGATCGCGTATCGCATCTACCCTCGATACATCGCGCGCGTCTTCATGGAAGACGACAAGAATGGGGTCCCCTCGCAACGACTGGCCGACGGCGTCGATTACGTCCCCAGTCGGACGCACGTTGTCTTCGGTCACCACTACGCCACCATCGCTGGCGCAGGACCTATCGTCGGACCGACACTGGCACTGGCCTTTGGCTGGCAGCCTGTCTGGCTCTGGATTCTGTTGGGAGGCATCTTCTTTGGAGCCGTGCACGATATGTCGTCGCTCTTTGCCAGCGTGCGCGAGCAGGGGAAGACGATCGGCGAGATCGCGAGGCGTGCCCTGGGACCGGCCGGCTATGTGCTCTTCATTCTCGTGCTCCTCTTCGTGCTCACGCTGATCAATGCAATCTTCCTCAACCTGAGCATTGCGGCACTGACGTCCATCTATCCCGCGGCGGCGCTCAATCTGGCGCCAGACCAGACCCTGCTCAACACCGTCGTGGAAGGCGGGATCGTCAAGGCGCACATCGGTGGCATCGCCACCACATCGGTCATCGCGATCACGCTGTGCGCACCAGCAATTGGGTGGCTGATCCGTCATGATCGGCTCTCTACGCATGCGGCCTACGGTGTGGCGTTCGTCATTTGCATCGTGAGCATCGCGCTCGGCTTCGCCTTCCCGGTCCGCGTCGAAGGAGAAGTATGGCGCTATGTCATGACGGCCTACGTATTCCTTGCGTGCGCGTTGCCACTGTGGTTCATTCTGCAGCCGCGTGATTTCACGAACGTTCAAATCTTGTACGGGGGGCAGCTCCTGCTGCTCGTCTCGGTGATCGTCGCTGGTACGAGTGGCGCAACGATCCAGGCCCCGGCTGCTGCGATTGCCGAAGGGAACGCGCTCCTCAAGGGTGGTGTGTGGCCGCTCTTGTTCATCACCGTGGCGTGTGGTGCCATCAGTGGGTTCCACAGCCTGGTGGCGAGCGGCACGACCGTCAAACAGTTACCGAAGGAGAGCGATTGCCGCCGCGTTGGCTACGGAGCGATGGTCGTCGAGAGCTTTCTGGCGGTGCTGGTGATGGTGGCGGTGGCCTCGATGCTTCCGCGCAGCGAGTATCTCGCCATAGTGTATCCACCTGATGCGGCGACAAACCCGATCTTGGGCTTTGCGGTCGCGGCGGGACGCCTGATACACAGTGCTCTTCCGATCATTCCGGTGGCAATCGCGGTGGTTATCGGCATCCTGATGGTGGAAGGCTTTGTCGTCACGACGCTCGACAGCTCGGTGCGCCTTTGCCGATATCTGTTGGAGGAGTTCTGGCACTTTGGATTCGAAGGCGCGGTTCCGACGGTCCTTCGCAATGTGTACGTGAACACCGGCATTGCGGTCGCGCTCATGCTCTTCTTCTCCGTGAGCGGCACAGTCCGACAGATGTGGCCGATCTTCGGCGCCGGCAACCAGCTCATTGGCGCCCTCGCGCTGGTGACGGTCAGCGTCTGGCTGGCGCAACGGGCGCGGCACACGCTGTTTGCCCTGGTGCCCGCTATCTTCATGATCGCTACCACGATCGCAGCCCTCGCGCTGCTGGCCCGCGTGAACCTCGCCGGGGTCAATGCGGTGCTCGGCGTGACGGCAGTCGCTCTGCTCATCCTGGCCGTTGGCGTCGTGGTCGTCGGCGTCACGCGCTTCGTACAGGCACTGCAAGCAGAGGTGCCAAAACCGCTGGTCACCGCAGAACAGTGA